A stretch of Candidatus Sphingomonas phytovorans DNA encodes these proteins:
- a CDS encoding acyl-CoA thioesterase codes for MARPDPSRLSPTAYPHSELIQTRFQDLDPLGHINNVAMAALFESGRVRFNQAMGLSGWKGHRWLVARIEINYLAEGSFPADVEIATGIGEIGTRSWQILSTAFQQGFAIATCDAAIVMSGASGAIRLPDELRAGLEQYRIERSPPLPNL; via the coding sequence ATGGCCCGACCCGATCCATCCCGGCTGAGCCCGACGGCCTATCCGCACAGCGAGCTGATCCAGACCCGCTTCCAGGATCTCGATCCGCTCGGCCATATCAACAATGTCGCCATGGCGGCCCTGTTCGAGAGCGGGCGGGTGCGCTTCAACCAGGCGATGGGGCTGAGCGGGTGGAAAGGGCATCGCTGGCTCGTCGCGCGGATCGAGATCAACTATCTGGCCGAGGGCAGCTTCCCGGCCGATGTCGAGATCGCCACCGGCATCGGCGAGATCGGCACCCGAAGCTGGCAGATCCTCTCCACCGCGTTCCAGCAGGGTTTCGCGATCGCGACCTGCGATGCGGCGATCGTGATGAGCGGCGCGTCCGGCGCGATCCGCTTGCCCGACGAGCTGCGCGCCGGGCTCGAGCAATATCGGATCGAACGATCCCCGCCTTTGCCCAATCTCTAG
- a CDS encoding nitroreductase, protein MNVTDAVAARRSVRGFQERPVDPAMLKTIVTRAARAATGGNLQPWHIDLVTGESLVALKATMMAKLMAGETEEPCYAIYPPELTAPYRDRRFAIGEAMYAQIGIPREDKAARRLWFARNFQFFDAPAALFCTVDRQMGPPQWADLGMYLQNVMLLAVEAGLATCAQECWALYPETITGFLETPAERMLFCGMAIGYEDETEPANRLRSARAPEEEWLTVRT, encoded by the coding sequence ATGAATGTGACGGATGCCGTAGCGGCACGCCGGTCTGTACGCGGATTTCAGGAAAGACCGGTCGATCCGGCGATGCTGAAGACGATCGTGACACGGGCCGCGCGGGCGGCGACCGGTGGCAATCTCCAGCCCTGGCATATCGATCTCGTGACGGGCGAGTCGCTGGTCGCGCTGAAGGCCACGATGATGGCGAAGCTGATGGCGGGCGAGACCGAGGAGCCCTGCTATGCGATCTATCCGCCGGAGCTGACCGCGCCCTATCGCGACCGGCGCTTCGCGATCGGCGAAGCGATGTACGCGCAGATCGGCATCCCGCGTGAGGACAAGGCGGCGCGGCGATTATGGTTCGCGCGCAATTTCCAGTTCTTCGACGCGCCGGCGGCCCTGTTCTGCACGGTCGACCGGCAGATGGGCCCGCCGCAATGGGCCGATCTCGGCATGTATTTGCAGAATGTGATGCTGCTGGCGGTCGAGGCTGGCCTCGCGACCTGTGCGCAGGAATGCTGGGCGCTTTATCCGGAGACGATCACCGGGTTTCTGGAGACGCCGGCGGAGCGGATGCTCTTCTGCGGCATGGCGATCGGCTATGAGGATGAAACGGAACCGGCGAACCGGTTACGGAGCGCGCGGGCGCCCGAAGAGGAATGGCTGACGGTGCGGACCTGA
- a CDS encoding PaaI family thioesterase — MTTTDAFRFDPERFLRNGAGGHGGLLGLGYHAHGLDWVELALPYSKDQIGESETGVIASGPILSMMDMATSMAVWLKLNAFRPHATLDLRVDYLRPATPGKTVIGHGECYRITRSIAFVRGQAHDGDPADPLAHVAGTFMAPEGYL, encoded by the coding sequence ATGACGACGACTGACGCCTTTCGTTTCGATCCCGAACGCTTCCTGCGCAACGGCGCCGGCGGCCATGGCGGCCTGCTTGGCCTTGGCTATCACGCGCACGGCCTCGACTGGGTCGAGCTGGCCCTTCCCTACAGCAAGGACCAGATCGGCGAATCCGAAACCGGCGTGATCGCCTCCGGCCCGATCCTGTCGATGATGGACATGGCGACGAGCATGGCGGTGTGGCTGAAGCTCAACGCCTTCAGGCCGCACGCGACGCTCGACCTGCGCGTCGACTATCTCCGGCCGGCGACGCCGGGAAAGACGGTGATCGGACACGGCGAATGCTATCGCATCACCCGCTCGATCGCGTTCGTGCGCGGCCAGGCGCATGACGGCGACCCGGCCGATCCGCTCGCCCATGTCGCGGGCACCTTCATGGCGCCGGAGGGCTATCTGTGA
- a CDS encoding SDR family NAD(P)-dependent oxidoreductase — protein sequence MKLDTNIAAVVTGGSSGLGEATARALAAKGVKVAIFDLQADKGEKVAAEIGGVFCEVNVTSDESVDAGFAKARAANGQESILVCCAGTGNAMKTASRSKEDGSIKHFSLDAFNWLIQINLVGTFRCVAKSAAGMLTLAPGEDGERGAIVMTASVAAEDGQIGQAAYSASKGGVVGMTLPIARDLMGEGIRVNTILPGIFNTPLMQGAPQQVKDNLAASVPFPKRLGNAPEYAQLALAMIENSYFNGEDVRLDGAIRMAPR from the coding sequence ATGAAACTCGACACCAACATCGCCGCCGTCGTTACCGGTGGTTCCTCCGGCCTCGGCGAGGCGACCGCCAGGGCACTTGCCGCAAAAGGCGTGAAGGTCGCGATCTTCGACCTTCAGGCGGACAAGGGCGAGAAGGTCGCGGCCGAGATCGGCGGCGTGTTCTGCGAAGTGAACGTCACCTCCGACGAGAGCGTCGATGCCGGCTTCGCCAAGGCGCGCGCGGCGAACGGGCAGGAGAGCATCCTGGTCTGCTGCGCCGGCACGGGCAATGCGATGAAGACGGCGAGCCGGTCGAAGGAGGACGGATCGATCAAGCATTTCTCGCTCGATGCGTTCAACTGGCTCATCCAGATCAACCTGGTCGGCACCTTTCGCTGCGTGGCGAAATCGGCGGCCGGCATGCTGACGCTTGCGCCGGGCGAGGATGGCGAGCGCGGCGCGATCGTGATGACCGCGAGCGTCGCGGCCGAGGACGGCCAGATCGGCCAGGCCGCCTATTCGGCGTCGAAGGGCGGCGTGGTCGGCATGACCCTGCCGATCGCGCGCGACCTGATGGGCGAAGGCATTCGCGTCAACACCATCCTGCCGGGCATCTTCAACACGCCGCTGATGCAGGGCGCCCCGCAACAGGTGAAGGACAATCTCGCAGCGTCAGTGCCCTTCCCCAAGCGCCTCGGCAACGCGCCCGAATATGCGCAACTCGCGCTGGCGATGATCGAGAACAGCTATTTCAACGGCGAGGATGTCCGCCTCGACGGCGCGATCCGGATGGCGCCGCGCTGA
- a CDS encoding acetyl-CoA C-acetyltransferase — protein sequence MAEAYIVEAVRTAGGKRGGRLAGWHPADMGGAVLDAIVDRSGIDPAAIEDVIMGCVSQGGEQGFQVGRGAVLASKLPESVPAVSIDRQCGSSQQAIQFAAQAVLSGTQDVVIASGVESMTRVPMGSTGMLFAQAGLGKAKSPRQEARYPGVQFSQFLGAQMIAEKYGFDRDALDRYALESHRRAAAATERGDFKGEIVGLEIETPEGEACHLIDEGIRFDATFEGIHSVKLLQEGGVISAANASQICDGASAVLVVSERALKEHGLTPLARIHNLTVTGGDPVIMLEEPLFATDRALKRAGMKIEDIDLYEVNEAFAPVPLAWLKHVGGDPSKLNVNGGAIALGHPLGASGTKLMATLVHALHTRGARYGLQTMCEGGGIANVTIVERV from the coding sequence ATGGCCGAGGCCTATATCGTTGAGGCGGTGCGTACCGCCGGTGGCAAGCGCGGCGGGCGGCTGGCCGGATGGCACCCGGCCGATATGGGCGGCGCCGTGCTCGACGCGATCGTCGACCGGTCCGGCATCGATCCGGCAGCGATCGAGGACGTCATCATGGGCTGCGTCAGCCAGGGTGGCGAGCAGGGTTTCCAGGTCGGGCGCGGCGCGGTGCTCGCGTCGAAGCTGCCCGAAAGCGTCCCCGCCGTCTCGATCGACCGGCAATGCGGCAGCTCGCAACAGGCGATCCAGTTCGCGGCGCAGGCGGTGCTCTCCGGCACGCAGGACGTGGTGATCGCAAGCGGCGTCGAGAGCATGACCCGCGTGCCGATGGGGTCGACCGGCATGCTGTTCGCCCAGGCCGGTCTCGGCAAGGCGAAGTCGCCGCGCCAGGAAGCGCGTTATCCGGGCGTTCAGTTCAGCCAGTTCCTCGGCGCGCAGATGATCGCCGAGAAATACGGTTTCGACCGCGACGCGCTCGACCGCTATGCGCTGGAGAGCCATCGCCGCGCCGCGGCCGCGACCGAGCGGGGCGACTTCAAGGGCGAAATCGTCGGCCTCGAGATCGAAACACCCGAGGGCGAGGCATGCCATCTGATCGACGAGGGCATCCGCTTCGACGCGACCTTCGAGGGCATCCATTCAGTCAAGCTGCTTCAGGAAGGCGGCGTGATCTCGGCCGCCAATGCCAGCCAGATCTGCGACGGCGCCAGCGCCGTGCTGGTCGTAAGCGAGCGCGCGCTGAAGGAGCATGGCCTGACCCCGCTCGCGCGCATCCACAACCTCACCGTCACCGGCGGCGACCCGGTCATCATGCTCGAGGAACCGCTGTTCGCGACCGACAGGGCGCTGAAGCGCGCCGGCATGAAGATCGAGGATATCGACCTGTACGAGGTCAACGAGGCCTTCGCGCCGGTGCCGCTCGCCTGGCTGAAGCATGTCGGCGGCGACCCGTCGAAGCTCAACGTCAATGGCGGCGCGATCGCGCTCGGCCATCCGCTCGGCGCGTCGGGCACCAAGCTGATGGCGACGCTGGTGCATGCGCTGCACACGCGGGGCGCCCGCTACGGATTGCAGACGATGTGCGAGGGCGGCGGCATCGCCAACGTCACCATCGTCGAGCGGGTTTGA
- a CDS encoding PaaI family thioesterase has protein sequence MTLPPYADLLGLSVDPDDESVLIMPFEKGVLGRPGFLHGGAISGLMEMAAIVAVRQALAEEGGGRIKPINVTVDFMRGGRDKPTRAQGIVTRLGTRVANVEATAWQDDRDKPIAAARLNYLIARR, from the coding sequence GTGACGCTGCCGCCTTATGCCGACCTGCTCGGGCTGAGCGTCGATCCCGATGACGAGAGCGTGCTGATCATGCCGTTCGAGAAGGGCGTGCTCGGCCGGCCGGGTTTCCTTCACGGCGGCGCGATCAGCGGGCTGATGGAAATGGCGGCGATCGTCGCGGTCCGCCAGGCGCTCGCCGAGGAGGGCGGCGGCCGGATCAAGCCGATCAACGTCACGGTCGATTTCATGCGTGGCGGACGCGACAAGCCGACCCGGGCGCAAGGGATAGTCACCCGGCTCGGTACCCGCGTCGCCAATGTCGAGGCAACCGCCTGGCAGGACGACCGCGACAAGCCGATCGCGGCGGCACGCCTGAACTATCTGATCGCCCGGCGATGA
- a CDS encoding crotonase/enoyl-CoA hydratase family protein has product MNDRVSITVTDHVADVRLTRADKMNAIDPAMFKGIAAAIDQLGGMANVRAVVLSGEGRGFCAGLDMQSMAGGGSGIDLGSRRPDGANLVQQVSWGWRMLPMPVIAAVHGVALGGGFQIMSGADIRIAAPGTRLSIREGHWGLVPDMGGIALWRTLVRDDLLRELTYTAREFTAEEALGYGFVTRLADDPHEAAMALAREIAGRSPHAVRGSKRLFNLAADADPKAILEAETVEQLRVIRQPNQVEAVMANMEKRTPRFKD; this is encoded by the coding sequence ATGAACGACCGCGTCTCCATCACCGTTACCGATCATGTCGCCGATGTCCGCCTGACGCGCGCCGACAAGATGAACGCGATCGATCCGGCGATGTTCAAGGGCATCGCGGCGGCGATCGACCAGCTGGGCGGCATGGCCAATGTCCGCGCCGTGGTGCTCTCTGGCGAGGGGCGCGGCTTCTGCGCCGGGCTCGATATGCAGAGCATGGCGGGCGGCGGATCGGGCATCGACCTGGGCAGCCGGCGCCCCGACGGCGCCAATCTGGTTCAGCAGGTTTCCTGGGGCTGGCGCATGCTGCCGATGCCGGTGATCGCGGCGGTGCACGGCGTGGCGCTGGGTGGCGGGTTCCAGATCATGTCGGGCGCCGATATCCGCATTGCCGCGCCGGGCACGCGCCTGTCGATCCGCGAGGGGCATTGGGGCCTCGTGCCCGACATGGGGGGCATCGCGCTGTGGCGGACGCTGGTGCGCGACGACCTGCTGCGCGAGCTGACCTATACCGCGCGGGAATTCACTGCCGAGGAAGCGCTGGGATATGGCTTCGTCACGCGCCTTGCCGACGATCCGCATGAAGCGGCCATGGCGCTGGCGCGGGAGATCGCCGGGCGCAGCCCGCACGCGGTGCGCGGGTCGAAGCGGTTGTTCAACCTCGCTGCCGATGCCGATCCCAAAGCGATCCTCGAGGCCGAGACGGTCGAGCAGCTGCGGGTGATCCGCCAGCCCAACCAGGTCGAGGCAGTGATGGCCAATATGGAGAAGCGCACGCCCCGGTTCAAAGACTAG
- a CDS encoding MFS transporter, whose amino-acid sequence MLDPAAPALLAEPAAPRQRVGLTHFALAVGGFAIGTTEFATMSLVPDFARDLGIDVPMAGHVISAYALGVVVGAPVIAVLAARLSRRTLLILLMALYALANGLTALSPTYGWMMAFRFISGLPHGAYFGIATLVAASLVPPGKRTQAMARVLLGLTVATIAGVPLANWLGQTVGWRWSFAIVAVLAVLTATLVAVFAPRDRPDSARSPLDELDALKRPQVWLTLGIGAIGFGGLFAVYTYLASTLTEVTGVSPHLIPVVLMVFGVGMTAGNLIVPRFADRALMPTAAGLLLWSLAALVLYPFAAGNFWTMLVVVAAIGVGGSLGSILQSRLMDVSGDAQALAAALNHAAFNIANALGPWLGGIAIAAGLGWTSTGWVGCGLALGGLAFLAVSVALERRTA is encoded by the coding sequence ATGCTCGACCCAGCCGCGCCCGCCCTCCTCGCCGAACCCGCCGCGCCCCGACAGCGCGTCGGCCTGACTCACTTTGCGCTGGCGGTCGGCGGCTTCGCGATCGGCACGACGGAATTCGCGACGATGAGCCTGGTGCCCGATTTCGCGCGGGATCTCGGGATCGACGTGCCGATGGCGGGGCATGTCATCAGCGCCTATGCGCTGGGCGTGGTGGTGGGGGCGCCGGTCATCGCGGTGCTCGCCGCCCGCCTGTCGCGCCGCACGCTGCTGATCCTGCTGATGGCACTTTATGCCCTGGCCAATGGCCTGACCGCCCTGTCGCCGACCTATGGCTGGATGATGGCGTTCCGCTTCATCAGCGGCCTTCCGCACGGCGCCTATTTCGGGATCGCCACGCTGGTCGCCGCATCGCTGGTGCCGCCGGGCAAGCGGACCCAGGCGATGGCGCGGGTGCTGCTTGGGCTGACGGTGGCGACGATCGCCGGGGTGCCGCTGGCCAACTGGCTCGGGCAGACGGTCGGCTGGCGCTGGAGCTTCGCGATCGTCGCTGTGCTGGCGGTGCTGACCGCGACGCTGGTCGCGGTCTTCGCGCCGCGCGACCGGCCCGATTCGGCGCGCAGTCCCTTGGATGAACTCGATGCCCTCAAGCGTCCGCAGGTCTGGCTGACCTTGGGGATCGGCGCGATCGGGTTCGGCGGCCTGTTCGCCGTCTATACCTATCTCGCCTCGACCCTGACCGAGGTGACCGGCGTCTCGCCGCACTTGATCCCCGTCGTGCTGATGGTGTTCGGCGTCGGCATGACGGCGGGCAACCTGATCGTCCCGCGCTTCGCCGATCGCGCGTTGATGCCGACCGCGGCGGGCCTGCTGCTGTGGAGCCTCGCCGCGCTGGTGCTCTATCCGTTCGCCGCCGGGAATTTCTGGACGATGCTGGTCGTTGTCGCGGCGATCGGCGTGGGCGGTTCGCTCGGGTCGATCTTGCAGAGCAGGCTGATGGACGTGTCAGGCGACGCGCAGGCGCTTGCCGCCGCTCTGAACCATGCCGCGTTCAATATCGCCAACGCGCTGGGCCCATGGCTCGGCGGAATCGCCATTGCCGCGGGGCTTGGCTGGACGTCGACTGGGTGGGTCGGGTGTGGCCTGGCGCTTGGCGGCCTGGCGTTCCTGGCGGTGTCGGTCGCCCTGGAGCGCCGAACCGCATAA
- a CDS encoding acyl-CoA synthetase yields MHPSIHGAETPDKPALIVAETGETVSFAELDRRSNRAAQLFRSAGLAIGDTIALFLENVPEFYDVAWGAQRSGLFYVCISTKLTAPEVAYIVRDSGAKLVVASAGLEVAAALAGDLADIARYTIGGTVPGWSAWEEAVAGMPDTPIGDERAGIDMLYSSGTTGRPKGVRVALPEDPDIAAPNVLMMLARGLYGLGPDTIYLSPAPLYHAAPLRWSMTVLRLGGTVVMMQHFSPLAALAAIETYGATASQWVPTHFVRMLKLDEAERSRFDLSTLKVAIHAAAPCPIPVKQAMIAWWGPVLYEYYAGSEGNGLTTITSEQWLVHKGSVGTAAYGVLHICDEAGEELGPDEEGLVYFEGGGQFEYHNDPAKTAEARNAKGWTTLGDIGRIDAEGYLYLTDRKSFMIISGGVNIYPQEIENRLITHPRVADVAVIGGPCPEMGERVVAVVQPVDMAEAGPALAEELTAWCRAALSGVKTPRQIDFTEELPRHATGKLYKRLLRDRYWGVGGGRIV; encoded by the coding sequence GTGCACCCAAGCATCCATGGCGCTGAGACGCCGGACAAGCCGGCGCTGATCGTCGCCGAGACAGGCGAGACGGTGAGCTTTGCCGAGCTCGACCGGCGCTCCAATCGTGCGGCGCAACTCTTCCGCTCGGCGGGGCTGGCCATCGGGGACACGATTGCCCTGTTCCTGGAGAATGTGCCCGAATTCTACGATGTCGCCTGGGGTGCGCAGCGCAGCGGCCTTTTCTACGTCTGCATCTCGACCAAGCTGACCGCGCCCGAGGTTGCCTATATCGTGCGCGACAGCGGGGCGAAGCTGGTCGTCGCGTCGGCCGGGCTGGAGGTCGCCGCGGCGCTCGCAGGAGACCTGGCTGATATCGCGCGCTACACGATCGGCGGCACTGTGCCGGGCTGGTCAGCCTGGGAAGAGGCGGTGGCGGGCATGCCTGATACCCCGATCGGCGACGAGCGCGCTGGGATCGACATGCTCTATTCCTCCGGCACGACCGGCCGGCCCAAGGGCGTGCGTGTCGCGCTGCCCGAGGACCCGGATATCGCCGCGCCGAACGTGCTGATGATGCTCGCGCGCGGGCTCTACGGGCTCGGGCCGGATACCATCTATCTCAGCCCCGCGCCGCTCTATCACGCAGCACCGCTTCGCTGGTCGATGACGGTGCTCCGGCTCGGCGGCACGGTCGTGATGATGCAGCATTTCTCGCCGCTGGCCGCGCTGGCGGCGATCGAGACCTATGGCGCGACGGCGAGCCAGTGGGTGCCGACTCATTTCGTGCGCATGCTCAAGCTGGACGAGGCAGAGCGAAGCCGTTTCGACCTGTCGACGCTGAAGGTCGCGATCCACGCCGCCGCGCCCTGCCCGATCCCGGTCAAGCAAGCAATGATCGCCTGGTGGGGCCCGGTGTTGTACGAATATTATGCGGGATCGGAAGGCAATGGGCTGACCACGATCACTTCGGAGCAATGGCTGGTGCACAAGGGGTCGGTCGGCACGGCGGCGTACGGCGTGCTGCACATCTGCGACGAAGCGGGCGAGGAGCTCGGGCCCGACGAGGAGGGGCTGGTCTATTTCGAGGGCGGCGGCCAGTTCGAATATCACAACGATCCTGCCAAGACGGCCGAGGCGCGCAATGCAAAAGGCTGGACGACGCTTGGCGATATCGGGCGGATCGATGCCGAGGGCTATCTCTACCTGACCGATCGCAAGAGCTTCATGATCATTTCGGGCGGGGTGAACATCTATCCGCAGGAGATCGAGAACCGGCTGATCACGCATCCGCGCGTGGCCGATGTCGCGGTGATCGGCGGGCCCTGCCCTGAAATGGGCGAGCGGGTCGTCGCGGTGGTGCAGCCGGTCGACATGGCGGAAGCCGGCCCCGCGCTGGCGGAGGAACTGACCGCCTGGTGTCGCGCGGCGCTGTCGGGTGTGAAGACGCCCCGCCAGATCGACTTCACCGAGGAACTGCCCCGGCATGCGACGGGCAAGCTCTACAAGCGTTTGCTGCGCGACCGCTATTGGGGCGTGGGTGGAGGGCGGATCGTGTGA